In the genome of Nocardiopsis composta, one region contains:
- the cobO gene encoding cob(I)yrinic acid a,c-diamide adenosyltransferase, with protein sequence MSPCRPKTEENREMPQGKPAYVPDDGLTTRQRRNRPLLVVHTGAGKGKSTAAFGLATRGWAQGWDIGVFQFVKSAKWRIGEEKALRVLGESGEGGRVTWNKMGEGWSWIQRPGTEADHAADAAEGWEQIKRDLAAETYRLYVLDEFTYPIKWGWIDVADVVQTLRDRPGAQHVIITGRDAHPDLLDAADLVTEMTKIRHPMDTGQKGQRGIEW encoded by the coding sequence CTGTCGCCCTGCCGACCGAAGACCGAGGAGAACCGAGAGATGCCCCAGGGCAAACCCGCCTACGTCCCCGACGACGGGCTGACCACCCGCCAGCGCCGCAACCGCCCGCTGCTGGTGGTGCACACCGGCGCGGGCAAGGGCAAGTCCACCGCCGCCTTCGGCCTGGCCACCCGCGGCTGGGCCCAGGGCTGGGACATCGGCGTCTTCCAGTTCGTCAAGTCGGCGAAGTGGCGCATCGGGGAGGAGAAGGCCCTCCGCGTCCTCGGCGAATCCGGCGAGGGCGGCCGCGTCACCTGGAACAAGATGGGCGAGGGCTGGTCCTGGATCCAGCGCCCCGGCACCGAGGCCGACCACGCCGCGGACGCCGCCGAGGGCTGGGAGCAGATCAAGCGCGACCTCGCCGCCGAGACCTACCGGCTGTACGTCCTGGACGAGTTCACCTACCCGATCAAGTGGGGCTGGATCGACGTCGCCGACGTCGTGCAGACCCTCCGCGACCGCCCCGGAGCCCAGCACGTCATCATCACCGGCCGCGACGCCCACCCCGACCTCCTGGACGCCGCCGACCTGGTGACCGAGATGACCAAGATCCGCCACCCCATGGACACCGGCCAGAAGGGCCAGCGCGGCATCGAATGGTGA
- a CDS encoding GNAT family N-acetyltransferase: MSSAPGPAARSASEEARRMPMVVLETERLTLRAFTDSLIDDVLAAMTDPETRRWLPLPEPGRPYTRADAEEWCRVTAPSMRATGDGQQWAVTVTATGDFAGAVGLLRTRWPSLVTEVGYWFSPRFRGSGYATEAVTAVSRWAILDQEMERVELKAATGNRASRRVAEKAGFTFEGIERNAMPLHRGRTDLAAYSLIPSDL, encoded by the coding sequence ATGAGCTCCGCCCCCGGCCCGGCCGCCCGGTCCGCCAGCGAAGAGGCCCGGCGCATGCCGATGGTGGTCCTGGAGACCGAGCGGCTCACGCTGCGCGCGTTCACCGATTCCCTGATCGACGACGTCCTCGCGGCCATGACCGACCCGGAGACCCGGCGCTGGCTCCCGCTGCCGGAACCCGGCCGCCCCTACACCCGCGCCGACGCCGAGGAGTGGTGCCGCGTCACCGCCCCGTCCATGCGGGCCACCGGCGACGGCCAGCAGTGGGCCGTCACGGTCACCGCCACCGGCGACTTCGCCGGCGCGGTGGGCCTGCTCCGCACCCGCTGGCCCTCGCTCGTCACCGAGGTCGGCTACTGGTTCTCCCCCCGCTTCCGCGGCTCCGGCTACGCCACCGAGGCGGTCACCGCCGTCTCCCGCTGGGCCATCCTCGACCAGGAGATGGAACGGGTCGAACTCAAGGCCGCCACCGGCAACCGGGCCTCCCGCCGCGTGGCGGAGAAGGCCGGCTTCACCTTCGAGGGCATCGAACGCAACGCCATGCCCCTGCACAGGGGCCGCACGGACCTCGCCGCCTACAGCCTCATCCCGTCCGACCTGTGA
- a CDS encoding serine/threonine-protein kinase codes for MTSNGHDSARPLRTGDPRELGDYRIIGRLGRGGMGTVYLAQNPSGQKVAVKLIHPDLADDEDFRRRFAREVASARRVARFSTAGVLDARLEGEPLFIVSEYVAGPNLAEAIEADGPMAGGTLDGLAMGVAAALTAIHGAGVIHRDLKPANVLLSSVGPKVIDFGIARAMEDDGAVTRSSQLMGTPAYLAPELIEGKDITPASDIFSWGCLVAFAGTGRAPFDAPSVPAVLHQIASMAPNLEGLDPSLRELVEPALDKDPANRPTAQQLLNRLVGQEDPSDSVVDQTVVRSWTPPSTSRPVGAAATLPPPAGEEGTPAAGTPGATAGLGAAPTANLGAEPTAALPPQESPGAPPTRPYAPQGQVPSGPQPGAYGVPGQPGPYGPQPGHGPAAPLSGPQPGFGPGQSSPLYGQPGRFGAGPGGPGGPGVPPGPVPPGSPGGKKGPGRRTLLIGGAAGLALVLVGAVALYLTADPSFPAEADVIYQEDFDSGATRWTDKYSTEFEDGSEYGHIDKQFAVRATEDEPAMQAWAPYSGERPVHLGMSVDLSWQSGPEYAQAGMFCFGYDAAEDDYEDDFRQYEVLVRKDGGELLIRRNDGTDGSGTLFKTSEVPGFNTGKEATNRLQVTCDRDLPDPEADPEDGTITVRAWVNDEYVGEAEDTTPILGTGAGLTVQRTGGGSGGDAIAYYDNIEFTETAPSTEASPSESPSESSDD; via the coding sequence GTGACGTCAAACGGGCACGACAGCGCCAGACCCCTCCGCACCGGCGACCCCCGCGAGCTCGGCGACTACCGGATCATCGGCCGGCTGGGCCGGGGCGGCATGGGCACGGTCTACCTCGCGCAGAACCCCTCGGGCCAGAAGGTCGCGGTGAAACTGATCCACCCCGACCTCGCCGACGACGAGGACTTCCGGCGCCGTTTCGCCCGGGAGGTCGCCTCCGCCCGCCGCGTCGCCCGGTTCTCCACCGCCGGCGTGCTCGACGCCCGCCTGGAGGGCGAGCCGCTCTTCATCGTCTCCGAGTACGTCGCCGGCCCCAACCTGGCCGAGGCCATCGAGGCCGACGGACCGATGGCCGGCGGCACCCTGGACGGCCTGGCCATGGGGGTCGCCGCAGCGCTCACCGCGATCCACGGCGCCGGCGTCATCCACCGCGACCTCAAGCCCGCCAACGTGCTGCTCTCCTCGGTCGGTCCCAAGGTGATCGACTTCGGCATCGCCCGGGCCATGGAGGACGACGGCGCGGTGACCCGCTCCAGCCAGCTCATGGGCACCCCGGCCTACCTCGCCCCGGAGCTGATCGAGGGCAAGGACATCACCCCGGCCTCCGACATCTTCTCCTGGGGCTGCCTGGTGGCCTTCGCCGGCACCGGCCGGGCCCCGTTCGATGCGCCCTCGGTCCCCGCGGTGCTGCACCAGATCGCCTCGATGGCGCCGAACCTGGAAGGGCTGGACCCCTCGCTCAGGGAGCTGGTCGAGCCGGCGCTGGACAAGGACCCGGCCAACCGGCCCACCGCCCAGCAGCTGCTCAACCGGCTGGTCGGCCAGGAAGACCCGAGCGACTCCGTGGTGGACCAGACCGTGGTGCGCTCCTGGACGCCGCCGTCCACCTCGCGGCCGGTGGGCGCCGCGGCGACGCTGCCGCCGCCGGCCGGCGAGGAGGGCACCCCGGCCGCCGGCACCCCGGGGGCCACCGCCGGCCTGGGCGCGGCGCCGACCGCGAATCTCGGGGCCGAGCCCACCGCGGCACTGCCCCCGCAGGAGTCGCCGGGCGCCCCGCCCACCCGCCCCTACGCCCCGCAGGGCCAGGTGCCGTCCGGCCCGCAGCCGGGCGCCTACGGCGTCCCCGGCCAGCCGGGGCCCTACGGCCCGCAGCCCGGGCACGGCCCCGCGGCCCCTCTGTCCGGCCCGCAGCCGGGCTTCGGCCCGGGGCAGTCCTCGCCGCTGTACGGTCAGCCCGGGCGGTTCGGCGCCGGCCCCGGCGGTCCGGGCGGCCCCGGGGTCCCGCCCGGACCGGTCCCGCCGGGTTCCCCCGGCGGGAAGAAGGGGCCCGGCCGGCGCACGCTGCTCATCGGCGGCGCCGCGGGGCTGGCCCTGGTGCTGGTCGGCGCGGTCGCGCTCTACCTGACCGCCGACCCGTCGTTCCCCGCCGAGGCCGATGTGATCTACCAGGAGGACTTCGACAGCGGCGCCACCAGGTGGACCGACAAGTACAGCACCGAGTTCGAGGACGGCAGCGAGTACGGCCACATCGACAAGCAGTTCGCCGTCCGCGCCACCGAGGACGAGCCGGCGATGCAGGCCTGGGCCCCCTACAGCGGAGAGCGCCCGGTCCACCTGGGCATGAGCGTCGACCTGAGCTGGCAGAGCGGCCCGGAGTACGCGCAGGCCGGCATGTTCTGCTTCGGCTACGACGCCGCGGAGGACGACTACGAGGACGACTTCCGCCAGTACGAGGTGCTGGTCCGCAAGGACGGCGGCGAGCTGCTCATCCGGCGCAACGACGGCACCGACGGCTCGGGGACGCTGTTCAAGACCTCCGAGGTGCCCGGCTTCAACACCGGGAAGGAGGCCACCAACCGGCTCCAGGTCACCTGCGACCGCGACCTGCCGGACCCCGAGGCCGACCCGGAGGACGGCACGATCACCGTCCGCGCCTGGGTGAACGACGAGTACGTCGGCGAGGCCGAGGACACCACCCCCATCCTGGGGACCGGTGCCGGGCTGACGGTGCAGCGCACCGGCGGCGGCAGCGGCGGCGACGCCATCGCCTACTACGACAACATCGAGTTCACCGAGACGGCGCCGTCCACCGAGGCGTCACCCTCCGAATCGCCCTCGGAGTCCTCCGACGACTAG
- a CDS encoding cobyrinate a,c-diamide synthase: MVVAAPASSGGKTTVATGLMAAFAARGAAVSGHKVGPDYIDPGYHALATGRPPRNLDPVLCGEERVAPLFLHGAAGADIAVVEGVMGLFDGASRPHRHDGPGDYASTAHVAALLGAPVVLVVDASRASRSVAALVHGFCTYDPGVRVGGVILNMVGSDRHEELLREALEDTGVPVLGALRRSTGVETPSRHLGLIPAAERTARAREAVDALAALVAASCDLDAVAALAATAGPLPDAPWDPAAELAAASGTAEPAPAGTGPALAVAGGAAFTFGYTENTELLRAGGADVAVLDPLRDEALPEGAAGLIVGGGFPEMHADALSANRPLREAVAGFAARGGPIAAECAGLLYLAESLDGAPMCGVLPATARMTDRLTLGYRSAVAVSDSVLARAGTRVQGHEFHRTAVDPRRGPAAAWQWSGDGAEGYASATMIASYLHLHWAGAPALAARLLTAARDHSEKGRR; this comes from the coding sequence GTGGTCGTCGCGGCGCCGGCCTCCAGCGGCGGCAAGACCACGGTCGCCACCGGGCTGATGGCCGCGTTCGCCGCGCGCGGCGCGGCGGTCTCCGGGCACAAGGTCGGCCCCGACTACATCGACCCCGGCTACCACGCGCTGGCCACCGGACGCCCGCCGCGCAACCTGGACCCGGTGCTCTGCGGGGAGGAGCGGGTCGCCCCGCTGTTCCTGCACGGCGCGGCCGGCGCGGACATCGCGGTCGTGGAGGGGGTGATGGGGCTGTTCGACGGCGCTTCCCGGCCGCACCGGCACGACGGCCCGGGCGACTACGCCTCCACCGCGCACGTTGCCGCGCTGCTGGGCGCCCCGGTGGTCCTGGTGGTGGACGCCTCCCGCGCCTCCCGGTCGGTCGCCGCCCTGGTGCACGGCTTCTGCACCTACGACCCGGGGGTCCGGGTGGGCGGCGTCATCCTCAACATGGTCGGCTCCGACCGGCACGAGGAGCTGCTGCGCGAGGCCCTGGAGGACACCGGCGTCCCGGTGCTCGGCGCGCTCCGGCGCAGCACCGGGGTGGAGACGCCCTCCCGGCACCTCGGCCTGATCCCGGCGGCCGAGCGGACCGCCCGCGCCCGGGAGGCGGTCGACGCCCTGGCCGCCCTGGTGGCGGCCTCCTGCGACCTGGACGCGGTGGCGGCCCTGGCGGCGACCGCGGGCCCGCTGCCGGACGCGCCCTGGGACCCGGCCGCGGAGCTCGCCGCGGCCTCCGGCACCGCGGAGCCGGCACCGGCCGGGACCGGCCCGGCGCTGGCGGTGGCCGGCGGTGCCGCGTTCACCTTCGGCTACACCGAGAACACCGAGCTGCTGCGGGCCGGCGGCGCGGACGTCGCCGTGCTGGACCCGCTGCGCGACGAGGCGCTGCCCGAGGGGGCGGCGGGGCTGATCGTCGGCGGCGGGTTCCCCGAGATGCACGCCGACGCCCTGTCCGCGAACCGGCCGCTGCGCGAGGCCGTGGCCGGCTTCGCAGCCCGGGGCGGCCCGATCGCCGCCGAGTGCGCGGGCCTGCTCTACCTGGCGGAGAGCCTGGACGGCGCGCCGATGTGCGGGGTGCTGCCGGCGACGGCGCGGATGACCGACCGGCTCACCCTGGGCTACCGGTCCGCCGTCGCGGTATCCGACTCGGTCCTGGCCCGCGCCGGCACCCGGGTGCAGGGCCACGAGTTCCACCGGACCGCGGTGGACCCGCGGCGCGGCCCCGCGGCCGCCTGGCAGTGGAGCGGTGATGGCGCCGAGGGGTATGCGAGTGCAACGATGATCGCGTCATACCTGCACCTGCACTGGGCCGGGGCGCCGGCGCTCGCCGCCCGCCTCCTGACCGCGGCGCGGGACCATTCCGAGAAGGGACGTCGATGA
- the cobI gene encoding precorrin-2 C(20)-methyltransferase, with protein sequence MGTERSLIGVGVGPGDPEQVTVKAVRVMREADTVLVPVMAPDEPGRAEATVRAHVPDGSVRRVVFALNDRGGRSERRVRAWDEAARTVLDRFARGDRRVAFATIGDPNLYSTFGYLAQTVRDADPSVAVETVPGITAMQDLAARSGTVLAEGTEPLTLVPVTAGVRRLGEALAGDGTVVAYKFGRIAPEAVRAVQEAGRAGTAVYGSRLGLPGEEVAPLTGLAGAGRELPYLSTLIAPPERGERGGRL encoded by the coding sequence ATGGGCACGGAGAGGTCGCTGATCGGCGTCGGGGTGGGGCCCGGCGACCCCGAGCAGGTCACGGTGAAGGCCGTCCGGGTGATGCGCGAGGCGGACACGGTCCTGGTGCCGGTGATGGCGCCGGACGAGCCGGGCCGCGCCGAGGCCACCGTGCGCGCGCACGTCCCCGACGGATCGGTGCGGCGCGTGGTCTTCGCCCTCAACGACCGGGGCGGCCGCAGCGAGCGCCGGGTGCGCGCCTGGGACGAGGCGGCCCGCACCGTGCTGGACCGGTTCGCCCGGGGCGACCGCCGGGTCGCGTTCGCCACCATCGGCGACCCCAACCTCTACTCGACCTTCGGCTACCTGGCGCAGACGGTGCGCGACGCCGACCCCTCGGTGGCCGTCGAGACGGTGCCCGGCATCACCGCCATGCAGGACCTGGCGGCCCGTTCGGGCACCGTCCTGGCGGAGGGCACCGAGCCGCTCACCCTGGTGCCGGTCACCGCCGGCGTGCGCCGCCTGGGCGAGGCCCTGGCCGGGGACGGGACGGTCGTCGCCTACAAGTTCGGGCGGATCGCCCCGGAGGCGGTGCGCGCGGTCCAGGAGGCCGGGCGGGCCGGTACCGCGGTGTACGGCTCCCGGCTGGGCCTGCCCGGCGAGGAGGTCGCGCCGCTCACCGGGCTGGCCGGCGCCGGCCGCGAGCTGCCCTACCTGTCGACGCTGATCGCGCCGCCGGAGCGCGGCGAGAGGGGAGGCCGGCTGTGA
- a CDS encoding putative cobaltochelatase, with product MGATARYPFTAVVGMDDLKLALLVNAVSPAVGGVLVRGEKGTAKSTVVRALAALLPELDAVAGCRFGCDPAAPDPECPDGPHPADAVPERRPARLVELPVGASEDRLVGSLDIERALTEGVKAFEPGLLAAAHRGVLYVDEVNLLHDHLVDLMLDAAAMGTSHVEREGVSVRHAARFLLVGTMNPEEGELRPQLLDRFGLTVEVAATRDPGQRAEVVRRRLAFETDPEAFAVRYATEERELARHILAARKRLPGVVLTDAALRQVTAVCAAFEVDGLRADIVTARTAMALAAWRDRTEVSAEDVRDAARLALPHRRRRDPFDAPDLDEDRLSEALSQAGEDDPKGPEDDPDGPGSPDGGDSGGDGGAPDGGDGGADPSGPAADGGPEADGPEPGPPPSAGEDGPEEEPGRRPSGGTGGERTSEAGETFRPRLFSVKGIGAGAPGRRSRAETPFGRTSGARVPGERTGPVHLAATLRAAAPHQRARGRDGRGLVLRRGDLREAVREGREGNLVLFCVDASGSMAARQRMRAVKGAVLSLLLDAYQRRDKVGLVTFRGREARVDLPPTSSVEAGARRLRELRTGGRTPLAAGLLRSADVLRIERLRDPSRRPLLVVVTDGRATHGGVDEALRAGAWIGAQHVECVVVDCESGPVRLGLADRLSAALGATRVRLEELGADALTGLVRGARTAA from the coding sequence GTGGGCGCTACCGCTCGCTATCCCTTCACCGCGGTCGTCGGCATGGACGACCTCAAACTCGCACTGCTCGTCAACGCCGTGTCGCCGGCGGTCGGCGGGGTGCTGGTGCGCGGTGAGAAGGGCACCGCGAAATCGACCGTCGTGCGGGCCCTGGCCGCACTCCTGCCCGAGCTGGACGCGGTGGCCGGCTGCCGCTTCGGCTGCGACCCCGCGGCTCCGGACCCCGAATGCCCGGACGGGCCGCACCCCGCCGACGCCGTTCCCGAGCGCCGCCCGGCCCGGCTGGTGGAGCTCCCGGTCGGCGCCAGCGAGGACCGCCTGGTCGGTTCGCTGGACATCGAGCGCGCGCTCACCGAGGGCGTCAAGGCCTTCGAACCCGGCCTGCTCGCCGCCGCGCACCGCGGCGTGCTCTACGTCGACGAGGTCAACCTGCTCCACGACCACCTGGTCGACCTGATGCTGGACGCCGCGGCGATGGGCACCTCGCACGTCGAGCGGGAGGGCGTCTCGGTCCGGCACGCCGCCCGGTTCCTCCTGGTCGGCACGATGAACCCGGAGGAGGGCGAGCTCCGGCCGCAGCTGCTGGACCGGTTCGGGCTCACCGTGGAGGTCGCCGCGACCCGCGACCCCGGGCAGCGGGCCGAGGTGGTCCGCCGCCGGCTGGCCTTCGAGACCGATCCCGAGGCGTTCGCGGTCCGCTACGCCACCGAGGAGCGCGAGCTGGCCCGGCACATCCTGGCGGCCCGCAAGCGGTTGCCCGGCGTGGTCCTCACCGACGCGGCGCTGCGCCAGGTCACCGCGGTCTGCGCCGCCTTCGAGGTGGACGGGTTGCGCGCCGACATCGTCACCGCGCGCACCGCGATGGCGCTGGCCGCCTGGCGGGACCGGACCGAGGTGAGCGCCGAGGACGTCCGCGACGCCGCCCGGCTGGCCCTGCCGCACCGGCGCCGCCGCGACCCCTTCGACGCCCCCGACCTCGACGAGGACCGCCTCTCCGAGGCCCTCTCCCAGGCGGGTGAGGACGACCCAAAAGGCCCTGAGGACGACCCGGACGGCCCGGGGAGTCCCGACGGCGGCGACAGCGGCGGCGACGGCGGCGCACCGGACGGAGGGGACGGTGGAGCGGACCCGTCCGGCCCCGCCGCCGACGGCGGGCCCGAGGCGGACGGACCCGAGCCCGGGCCGCCGCCCTCAGCGGGAGAGGACGGCCCTGAGGAGGAGCCCGGCCGCCGCCCCTCCGGCGGCACCGGCGGGGAGCGCACCTCCGAGGCGGGGGAGACCTTCCGCCCCCGGCTGTTCAGCGTCAAGGGGATCGGCGCCGGCGCACCCGGCCGCAGGTCGCGCGCGGAGACCCCGTTCGGCCGCACCTCGGGGGCGCGGGTCCCCGGCGAGCGCACCGGGCCGGTGCACCTGGCGGCGACGCTGCGCGCGGCCGCCCCGCACCAGCGCGCCCGCGGCCGGGACGGCCGGGGCCTGGTGCTGCGCCGCGGCGACCTGCGCGAGGCGGTGCGCGAGGGACGCGAGGGCAACCTCGTGCTGTTCTGCGTGGACGCCTCCGGGTCGATGGCGGCCCGGCAGCGGATGCGCGCGGTCAAGGGCGCGGTGCTCAGCCTGCTGCTCGACGCCTACCAGCGCCGGGACAAGGTCGGCCTGGTGACCTTCCGCGGCCGCGAGGCGCGGGTGGACCTGCCGCCCACCTCCTCGGTGGAGGCCGGAGCGCGCCGGCTGCGCGAACTGCGCACCGGCGGCCGCACCCCGCTGGCGGCGGGCCTGCTGCGCAGCGCCGACGTGCTCCGCATCGAGCGGCTGCGCGACCCGAGCCGCCGCCCGCTGCTGGTGGTCGTCACCGACGGCCGCGCCACGCACGGCGGCGTGGACGAGGCGCTGCGCGCGGGCGCCTGGATCGGCGCCCAGCACGTGGAGTGCGTCGTCGTCGACTGCGAGTCCGGCCCGGTCCGCCTGGGCCTGGCCGACCGGCTGTCCGCCGCGCTCGGCGCCACCCGGGTCCGGCTGGAGGAACTCGGCGCCGACGCACTGACCGGCCTGGTCCGCGGCGCCCGCACCGCCGCCTGA
- a CDS encoding LLM class F420-dependent oxidoreductase → MATDMRIGLALGYWGAGADDATATVRAAEALGYDSVWTAEAYGSDAFTPLTWYGARTERIGLGTAIAQISARTPVATAMHALTLDHLSGGRLRLGIGVSGPQVVEGWYGRPFPRPLQRTREYLDIMRQVWRREAPVTSGGPHYPLPLPGGAGLGRPLKSITRPLRPDIPVYLGAEGPRNVALAAEIADGWVPMFYHPRISPGLYADALAGAPEGFDVACTVSVLPNPDTAAALRAAKAPIAFYIGGMGARSTNFHLDVFVRMGFEEAAHKVQELFLAGRRAEAVEAVPDELADGLTLAGPLPRIAERLAAWRASPVGTLLVAGVRDEPTLRALRDMVLG, encoded by the coding sequence ATGGCGACGGACATGCGGATCGGCCTGGCCCTGGGCTACTGGGGCGCCGGGGCGGACGACGCGACCGCGACGGTCCGCGCGGCCGAAGCGCTCGGCTACGACTCGGTGTGGACCGCCGAGGCCTACGGCTCCGACGCCTTCACCCCGCTGACCTGGTACGGGGCCCGGACCGAGCGGATCGGGCTGGGTACCGCCATCGCGCAGATCTCGGCGCGCACCCCGGTGGCCACCGCCATGCACGCGCTCACCCTGGACCACCTGTCCGGCGGGCGGCTGCGGCTGGGCATCGGGGTGTCCGGGCCGCAGGTGGTGGAGGGGTGGTACGGCCGGCCGTTCCCGCGCCCGCTGCAGCGCACCCGGGAGTACCTGGACATCATGCGCCAGGTGTGGCGCCGGGAGGCCCCGGTGACCAGCGGCGGCCCGCACTACCCGCTGCCGCTGCCCGGCGGCGCCGGCCTGGGCCGGCCGCTGAAGTCGATCACCCGGCCGCTCCGCCCGGACATCCCGGTCTACCTGGGCGCCGAGGGGCCGCGCAACGTCGCGCTGGCCGCGGAGATCGCCGACGGCTGGGTGCCGATGTTCTACCACCCCCGGATCAGCCCGGGGCTGTACGCCGACGCGCTGGCCGGTGCGCCCGAGGGGTTCGACGTCGCCTGCACCGTGAGCGTGCTGCCGAACCCCGACACCGCCGCCGCGCTGCGCGCCGCCAAGGCCCCGATCGCCTTCTACATCGGCGGCATGGGGGCCCGGAGCACCAACTTCCACCTCGACGTGTTCGTCCGGATGGGGTTCGAGGAGGCGGCGCACAAGGTCCAGGAGCTCTTCCTGGCCGGGCGCCGGGCCGAGGCGGTCGAGGCGGTGCCGGACGAGCTCGCCGACGGCCTCACCCTGGCCGGGCCGCTCCCCCGGATCGCCGAGCGGCTGGCCGCCTGGCGCGCCTCCCCGGTCGGCACGCTGCTGGTGGCCGGGGTGCGCGACGAACCCACCCTGCGCGCGCTGCGGGACATGGTGCTGGGCTGA
- a CDS encoding DUF6504 family protein: protein MAVSAVYGVRIDVVEEDGRPVRFTWNGRVYAVRRVIDHWVTLRADHVAAAGGQGVPQRRHWRIEAGSDRSPGIFELRYESLGEEWTLARVVE, encoded by the coding sequence ATGGCGGTGTCCGCTGTGTACGGTGTCCGGATCGACGTCGTCGAGGAGGACGGCAGACCGGTGCGCTTCACCTGGAACGGGCGGGTCTACGCGGTGCGCCGGGTGATCGACCACTGGGTGACGCTCCGCGCCGACCACGTCGCGGCCGCAGGCGGCCAGGGGGTCCCGCAGCGCCGCCACTGGCGGATCGAGGCCGGCTCGGACCGCTCCCCGGGGATCTTCGAGCTCCGCTACGAGAGCCTGGGCGAGGAGTGGACCCTGGCCAGAGTGGTGGAGTGA
- the cobM gene encoding precorrin-4 C(11)-methyltransferase, with protein MSTERGRGAGRTGRATFVGAGPGAADLLTIRAARAIADADVVIWAASLVHADVLQHARPDAEVVDSAALPMEGVEPYYRRARDEGLRVARIHSGDPSLWGAVQEQLDLCAELGLETEIVPGVSSFSAVAAIAGRELTVPEVAQSVILTRLGGGKTPMPEGEEVREFARHGTTMALFLSAARSGRLQQELLDGGYPPDTPCIVAYQATWPEELVVRCALGELEATVKEHRLWKHTLVLVGPALTAGGTRSHLYHPGHFHGHRRADRAARRELRASRGDG; from the coding sequence GTGAGCACCGAGCGGGGCAGGGGCGCCGGGCGCACCGGCCGGGCGACCTTCGTCGGGGCCGGCCCGGGCGCCGCCGACCTGCTGACCATCCGGGCGGCCCGGGCCATCGCCGACGCCGACGTGGTGATCTGGGCGGCCAGCCTGGTCCACGCCGACGTGCTGCAGCACGCCCGCCCGGACGCGGAGGTCGTGGACTCGGCCGCGCTGCCCATGGAAGGGGTGGAGCCCTACTACCGGAGGGCCCGCGACGAGGGGCTGCGCGTCGCCCGGATCCACTCCGGCGACCCGTCGCTGTGGGGCGCGGTCCAGGAGCAGCTCGACCTCTGCGCGGAGCTGGGCCTGGAGACCGAGATCGTGCCGGGCGTGTCCAGCTTCAGCGCGGTGGCGGCCATCGCCGGGCGCGAGCTCACCGTGCCCGAGGTCGCCCAGTCGGTCATCCTCACCCGGCTCGGCGGCGGCAAGACGCCCATGCCGGAGGGGGAGGAGGTGCGCGAGTTCGCGCGGCACGGCACCACCATGGCGCTGTTCCTGTCCGCGGCGCGCTCCGGGCGGCTGCAGCAGGAGCTGCTGGACGGCGGCTACCCGCCGGACACCCCCTGCATCGTCGCCTACCAGGCCACCTGGCCCGAGGAACTGGTGGTCCGGTGCGCACTGGGCGAGCTGGAGGCGACCGTCAAGGAGCACCGGCTGTGGAAGCACACCCTGGTGCTGGTCGGCCCGGCGCTCACCGCCGGCGGCACCCGCTCGCACCTGTACCACCCCGGCCACTTCCACGGCCACCGCAGGGCCGACCGGGCCGCCCGCCGCGAGCTGCGGGCCTCCCGGGGCGACGGCTGA